One window of Phycisphaeraceae bacterium genomic DNA carries:
- a CDS encoding tyrosine-type recombinase/integrase, whose product MSLRSRDIHEAIEVWASEAVTSLGCAPSWAKRAKNSALLCARQMGWSTIDDFTGPSVSEWVAPMSPPTRKNRLSELRNFAKWLLSLGMIAEDPLKHAMNPKVKAEHRGPGVRAFTFEEAAAIIDIAERCEQKHGQASRFGPNRSTYYIVAWHTGARPEELDRLEWRNIDFDESLLTIRSDKQGQGPTIGLHEEAVQALRNLLGFKLGDDPRILGDGAHVLGDFMKSKVFRQVCFRTLLKDMDRANVPREDTRGRKAGFRSFRKGAVNHRLRIGQDIHDIASTTRHSVDILLRHYRDMSGAKLREIAGKTPNVNGVLKTREENISDDSDIFPLAQPPPSRYIGSATSRVRHHVQPSDKNRILRQCSEPLRDVASLLRGSLTDAGIEGCHSTGAGGRADRSRLDLGVQIPLGSLQGSVLRFVQEHASARLVQ is encoded by the coding sequence ATGTCGTTGCGTTCTCGCGACATCCACGAGGCGATCGAGGTCTGGGCCAGCGAGGCTGTCACAAGCCTTGGATGCGCTCCATCGTGGGCCAAACGTGCGAAGAACAGTGCCCTGCTCTGTGCTCGCCAGATGGGCTGGAGCACCATCGACGACTTTACGGGGCCGAGTGTGTCTGAGTGGGTCGCGCCCATGTCACCCCCCACCCGCAAGAACCGACTGAGCGAGCTGCGGAACTTTGCAAAGTGGCTCCTGAGTCTGGGCATGATCGCCGAGGATCCGCTCAAACATGCGATGAACCCGAAGGTGAAGGCTGAGCATCGAGGCCCCGGCGTGCGTGCGTTCACGTTCGAAGAGGCTGCTGCGATAATCGACATTGCCGAGCGATGCGAGCAGAAACACGGGCAGGCGAGCCGGTTTGGGCCCAACCGATCGACCTACTACATCGTTGCCTGGCACACGGGAGCACGCCCCGAGGAACTCGACCGGCTGGAGTGGCGCAACATCGACTTCGATGAGTCACTGCTCACGATCAGGTCTGACAAGCAGGGTCAGGGGCCGACGATCGGTCTCCACGAGGAAGCTGTGCAGGCACTTCGGAACCTGCTTGGGTTCAAGCTGGGTGACGACCCGCGGATTCTGGGTGACGGCGCTCATGTGCTGGGTGATTTCATGAAGTCCAAGGTGTTCAGGCAGGTGTGCTTCAGAACGCTGCTCAAGGACATGGACCGGGCGAACGTGCCCCGAGAGGACACTCGCGGGCGCAAGGCAGGGTTCAGGTCGTTCCGCAAGGGTGCGGTGAATCACAGGCTGCGGATCGGGCAGGACATCCATGACATCGCGAGCACGACACGGCATTCTGTTGACATTCTGCTGCGGCATTACAGGGACATGAGCGGGGCGAAACTGCGGGAAATCGCGGGAAAAACGCCGAATGTGAATGGTGTGTTGAAAACACGCGAGGAAAACATTTCTGACGATTCTGATATTTTTCCTCTTGCACAACCTCCACCGAGCCGATATATTGGGTCTGCAACATCTCGGGTCAGACACCACGTCCAACCCAGTGACAAAAATCGGATCCTGCGTCAATGTTCCGAGCCCCTCCGAGATGTTGCAAGTCTTCTTCGGGGTTCGTTGACTGACGCAGGAATCGAAGGTTGTCACTCAACTGGGGCAGGTGGTAGAGCTGACAGGTCCCGCTTGGACCTTGGGGTTCAAATCCCCTTGGGGTCATTACAAGGATCTGTCTTGAGGTTTGTCCAAGAGCATGCGAGCGCACGCTTGGTGCAATAG
- a CDS encoding protein kinase: MARETGHDAGNSTKDETVSIEPKSTVQSAHSEGPGSRIGVYKLLQQIGEGGFGSVYMAEQEKPVKRRVALKIIKLGMDTKQVIARFEQERQALAILDHPNIAKVFDAGATETGRPYFAMELCTGEPIDEYCDRNKLSIAERLELFAQVCAAVQHAHTKGLIHRDLKPSNVLVSTQDGKPLAKVIDFGIAKATSSKLTERTLFTEHKQLIGTPEYMSPEQAEGSLDIDTRSDVYSLGVLLYALLTGTTPFNSRDLRSAAYAEIQRVIREVDPPKPSTRLTQSSETLADIANHRKIEPSRLSAMIRGELDWIVMRALEKDRTRRYESASDFAADIRRYLSGEAVEAAPPSTTYRVRTFIRRNKGIVAAGALVSAVLVLGTIGTSAGFISASHRAEGERVAKVEAEKKQKLAEQKTTEAELARSDAIAARNEIEYNSYVANLEMADAWRALGRYARVFERLAACPERLRGWEWNWYSAISDTSLLTFNPDSDRMSSATYSPDGRHIALACWSGEVHIVHAESGETVRVLQCPDSIISPATYNHSGSRIITNLDFDSFTIFDTETGRRVCDLVGHAGQSVVAVFSPDDSIIATGSHDKTVRLWDASTGEQLAVLSGHSDRVVAIDFNPDGSRLVSCSEDGSACVWDVASRTCVHVLRGHTDRLYQAKFSPDGTVIATASADGTARVWDAETGNATLVYTGHSAGLGDLSFGARGSLVATAAGDGTARVWDVRTGETQAVCSGHEGFIAHVRMSPDGDRVVTYAYDGKLRLWDARTGDLIANFRGHTETVQSVEFSPDGSRVVTAALEGVAKVWDAHLYQPNYIFEGHKDGIGAIALTPDGTRLVTASDDSTVRVWDVVSGRSIFCLQGHQDFANRLAITQDGTRAVSGSFDGTARVWDIYRGEQVSVTAKHQGNVTSVAFDRDGTRFVTASEDGTSRVWDTATGEQISRAQFEPAYLYDAEFLGDQHVVSAGEGNAAYIWDAATGEVTRTLEGHLHTIYDIDVNHDNTRVVTASADGRPRLWDARTGECIAVMRGHSSNVLKASFSSDGSLIVTSGFDQTARVWDGVTGELKATMSGHSSMVYQCVFMQNNTRLVTTSEDATARVWDVTTGKSLAELRGHTMTTRAVAISPDGTRIYTGSYDGTARVWDTVPARERLSSFHTIREARADVLPMLDTMLQSGATASDARSRVLAHASLTPNERDAALIELVRIEDAGNVVDEQKLERALDLNSLAWAAVAQLPVTKEAADKAVQQAQEAVDLAPSDADILNTLGVALYRASEYQQALETLQISAEMTHAYGRDLSPADWAFIAMSQWNLGMKDEAAQSLAAFQAMAEGAAWNRDPDTVQWIEEIKTLMQY; encoded by the coding sequence ATGGCACGCGAAACAGGACACGATGCTGGAAACTCCACGAAGGATGAGACGGTATCTATTGAGCCGAAGTCTACCGTGCAGAGCGCTCATAGCGAGGGACCCGGAAGCAGGATTGGTGTTTACAAGCTGTTGCAGCAGATCGGTGAGGGTGGGTTTGGCTCAGTGTACATGGCTGAGCAGGAAAAGCCTGTCAAACGCCGTGTTGCTCTCAAGATCATTAAACTAGGGATGGATACGAAGCAGGTGATTGCCCGCTTCGAGCAGGAACGGCAGGCGCTTGCCATTCTTGATCATCCAAACATTGCCAAGGTGTTTGACGCGGGAGCAACCGAGACTGGTCGACCGTACTTTGCTATGGAACTCTGCACAGGCGAGCCGATCGACGAGTACTGCGATCGGAATAAGCTCAGCATCGCGGAGCGACTTGAGCTGTTTGCGCAAGTATGCGCAGCGGTCCAGCACGCGCATACAAAGGGGCTTATCCACCGCGATCTCAAGCCAAGCAACGTGCTCGTCTCGACACAGGACGGCAAGCCGCTGGCGAAGGTGATCGACTTTGGTATTGCAAAGGCAACGTCGAGCAAGCTAACCGAGCGCACGTTGTTTACCGAGCACAAGCAACTGATCGGCACGCCCGAGTACATGAGCCCCGAGCAGGCAGAGGGCAGTCTTGATATTGACACTCGATCAGACGTGTACTCGCTGGGGGTGCTGCTGTACGCGCTCCTGACTGGCACAACACCGTTCAACAGTCGCGATCTCAGGTCGGCTGCGTACGCCGAGATCCAGCGAGTTATTCGTGAAGTGGATCCGCCAAAGCCGAGCACACGACTGACACAGTCCTCGGAGACGCTCGCCGATATCGCGAACCATCGTAAGATCGAGCCCAGCAGGCTGAGTGCCATGATCCGCGGGGAACTCGACTGGATTGTGATGCGAGCGCTCGAAAAGGATCGCACTCGGCGATACGAATCGGCGAGCGACTTTGCAGCAGATATTCGGCGATATCTCAGCGGCGAGGCTGTTGAAGCTGCGCCGCCGAGTACAACGTACAGGGTTCGCACGTTCATCCGGCGGAACAAAGGTATTGTTGCTGCGGGGGCATTGGTCTCGGCGGTGTTGGTGCTCGGCACCATCGGAACCAGCGCCGGGTTTATATCTGCATCGCATCGTGCTGAGGGCGAGAGAGTTGCCAAGGTCGAAGCAGAGAAGAAACAGAAACTCGCGGAGCAGAAAACAACAGAAGCGGAGTTGGCCCGGAGCGATGCAATCGCGGCTCGCAACGAGATCGAGTACAACTCGTATGTTGCGAATCTCGAGATGGCTGATGCATGGAGAGCACTGGGCAGATACGCCCGCGTGTTCGAGCGCCTCGCCGCGTGCCCCGAGCGGCTTCGCGGGTGGGAATGGAACTGGTATTCTGCTATCAGCGATACGAGTCTGCTCACGTTCAATCCCGACAGCGATCGAATGAGTTCAGCGACGTACAGTCCGGACGGACGGCATATCGCGCTCGCGTGCTGGTCCGGAGAAGTACACATTGTACATGCTGAGTCAGGCGAGACTGTTCGCGTGCTTCAATGTCCTGATAGCATCATTTCGCCTGCTACATACAATCACAGCGGCTCACGCATCATTACCAATCTCGACTTCGACTCGTTCACTATCTTTGATACCGAAACCGGGCGGCGCGTCTGTGATCTGGTGGGCCATGCAGGGCAATCGGTGGTCGCGGTGTTCAGTCCTGACGACTCTATCATCGCGACCGGATCGCACGACAAGACGGTGCGCTTGTGGGATGCCAGTACGGGAGAACAACTCGCGGTGCTGTCGGGGCACTCAGACCGGGTTGTTGCCATTGATTTCAATCCGGATGGTTCCAGGCTCGTGTCATGTTCAGAAGATGGCAGTGCATGCGTGTGGGATGTCGCATCGCGCACGTGTGTTCACGTCTTGCGGGGGCATACAGACAGGTTGTACCAGGCGAAGTTCAGCCCGGACGGAACTGTGATCGCAACAGCGTCTGCGGATGGTACTGCTCGTGTCTGGGATGCGGAAACCGGCAATGCGACACTGGTATACACAGGCCATAGTGCTGGGTTGGGTGATCTGAGTTTCGGTGCGCGCGGCTCTCTCGTCGCGACAGCGGCCGGGGACGGTACCGCGCGCGTGTGGGATGTGCGCACGGGTGAAACACAGGCGGTGTGCTCGGGGCACGAAGGATTCATCGCGCACGTCAGAATGAGTCCCGATGGAGATCGGGTTGTTACATATGCGTACGACGGGAAGTTGCGACTGTGGGATGCTCGAACCGGTGATCTTATAGCGAACTTTCGTGGTCACACTGAAACAGTGCAGTCTGTTGAGTTCAGCCCGGACGGAAGCCGTGTGGTGACTGCGGCACTCGAGGGTGTCGCGAAAGTCTGGGATGCACATCTGTACCAGCCAAACTACATCTTTGAGGGCCATAAGGACGGCATCGGTGCGATAGCGTTGACTCCTGATGGAACGAGGCTTGTCACAGCATCTGATGATTCGACTGTCCGTGTGTGGGATGTTGTCAGCGGACGATCAATATTCTGCTTGCAGGGTCATCAGGACTTTGCCAATCGACTTGCGATAACACAGGATGGCACACGGGCGGTGTCCGGCAGCTTTGATGGCACCGCCCGAGTATGGGACATCTACAGAGGTGAGCAGGTATCTGTGACGGCGAAGCATCAGGGAAATGTCACGTCGGTTGCGTTTGATCGTGACGGGACGAGATTTGTGACAGCATCCGAGGATGGCACATCGCGAGTGTGGGACACTGCAACAGGTGAGCAGATTTCGAGAGCGCAGTTCGAGCCGGCATATTTGTATGATGCTGAGTTTCTGGGAGACCAACACGTCGTTTCCGCGGGAGAGGGCAATGCTGCCTACATATGGGATGCAGCAACCGGCGAGGTCACACGCACACTCGAAGGGCATCTCCACACTATTTACGATATTGATGTGAACCACGACAACACCAGGGTTGTGACTGCTTCGGCTGATGGCAGGCCGAGACTGTGGGATGCGCGCACTGGTGAGTGCATCGCGGTGATGCGGGGTCATAGCTCAAATGTGCTCAAAGCCAGTTTCAGTTCTGATGGCAGTCTGATCGTGACATCCGGGTTTGATCAAACGGCGCGTGTATGGGACGGGGTGACAGGGGAGCTCAAAGCAACAATGTCGGGGCATTCAAGCATGGTGTACCAGTGTGTGTTCATGCAGAACAACACTCGTCTCGTGACAACATCCGAAGACGCGACAGCACGTGTTTGGGATGTGACAACTGGCAAGTCGCTCGCTGAGCTTCGGGGACACACGATGACGACACGTGCGGTTGCAATCAGTCCGGATGGAACAAGGATATATACCGGTTCGTACGACGGCACCGCGAGGGTGTGGGACACTGTTCCGGCGCGAGAGAGGCTTTCGAGTTTTCACACAATACGAGAGGCTCGTGCAGATGTCCTCCCAATGCTTGACACTATGCTTCAGTCTGGTGCTACCGCGAGCGATGCTCGTTCAAGAGTGCTGGCGCATGCATCACTAACGCCAAACGAACGCGATGCTGCGCTTATTGAGCTTGTCCGTATCGAAGATGCTGGCAACGTGGTGGACGAGCAGAAGCTCGAGCGCGCGTTGGATCTGAACTCACTGGCATGGGCGGCTGTGGCGCAGTTGCCTGTGACAAAGGAGGCGGCTGACAAGGCTGTGCAGCAAGCGCAGGAAGCAGTCGATCTCGCTCCATCGGATGCTGATATCCTCAACACGCTCGGGGTTGCGCTCTACCGAGCCAGCGAGTACCAGCAGGCACTTGAGACATTGCAAATATCGGCAGAGATGACACATGCATACGGACGGGATCTCTCACCAGCCGACTGGGCATTCATTGCAATGTCACAGTGGAATCTGGGCATGAAAGACGAAGCTGCCCAATCGCTCGCCGCGTTTCAAGCGATGGCTGAGGGAGCAGCATGGAATCGAGATCCGGACACTGTGCAGTGGATTGAGGAGATCAAGACACTCATGCAATACTGA
- a CDS encoding SpoIIE family protein phosphatase, with the protein MNSKEPQHPLQLIPLLNTGTSPHVCDPSHRTVLGRATDCDISLQDPAVSRKHAAFACINGMWTITDLQSKHGTKLNSVSLVPLKPATLNVGDVVRTGQSAFRISFGTSHISRRVVTDATIAPQTRVDSVLGHEMTSLSHKRLTLLIDGTARVHDAENEQELANAIVQLAMRGTGYPRAAMLRWEGNPDEVEVLASSDNSGFSTTEFSFSRSVLAALEPGHLVQLTRNTSAQPSHSIEKLGICAAMCAPLIIDQQVVGGLYMDVRDGEQSMHTDAASFCSAVAQIASVAMSSLLRVDLAKRQHELDMELQIAQETQACILPPSEGTAGSASYVSRIIPGSVVSGDIFDIFEINNNKVAICLGDVTGHGIGSALLMTAIHAQIRASFAHSDNPTDVANAVNAYVVQHSPSNRFASLWIGVFHSVTRTLEYVDAGHGHWLLMPEDGTPLCPDHTGSMIVGIVTSASFCAETLQLAPNERLVLYSDGIIEQPNNEGELFGVDRLIASLRGNTSIKEDVQHTVDTLTDFASTSIFADDTSIVSITFR; encoded by the coding sequence ATGAACAGTAAAGAACCACAACACCCGCTTCAGTTGATTCCGCTCTTGAACACCGGAACATCGCCGCATGTCTGCGACCCGTCTCACCGGACGGTGCTCGGGCGTGCGACCGATTGCGACATCAGCTTGCAAGATCCTGCAGTGTCGCGCAAGCACGCCGCATTTGCATGCATCAACGGCATGTGGACTATCACAGACCTGCAGAGCAAACACGGGACAAAGCTCAACAGCGTTTCGCTTGTTCCACTCAAGCCAGCAACACTGAACGTGGGCGATGTCGTGCGCACAGGGCAGAGCGCCTTTCGTATCAGTTTTGGTACATCGCATATCTCGCGGCGTGTTGTCACCGATGCCACTATTGCGCCGCAGACTCGCGTCGATTCCGTGCTCGGTCACGAGATGACGTCGCTGTCGCACAAACGACTCACGCTGCTCATCGATGGTACAGCGAGAGTACATGATGCAGAGAACGAACAGGAGCTTGCAAACGCAATCGTCCAACTCGCGATGAGAGGTACGGGGTATCCGCGTGCGGCGATGCTTCGATGGGAAGGCAATCCAGACGAAGTAGAGGTTCTGGCCTCGTCAGACAACAGCGGATTTAGCACGACGGAGTTTTCGTTTAGTCGATCCGTGCTTGCAGCACTTGAGCCCGGCCATCTGGTCCAGCTCACGCGCAACACGAGCGCACAACCCAGCCACAGCATCGAGAAACTTGGTATCTGTGCTGCAATGTGCGCACCACTGATCATTGATCAACAGGTCGTCGGAGGCCTGTACATGGATGTACGAGATGGCGAGCAGTCCATGCACACCGATGCAGCGAGTTTCTGCAGCGCGGTCGCACAAATCGCAAGTGTTGCGATGTCGAGTCTGCTCAGGGTTGACCTAGCGAAGAGGCAGCACGAACTCGACATGGAGTTGCAGATCGCACAGGAAACACAGGCGTGTATCCTTCCACCATCGGAAGGCACTGCAGGTTCAGCCAGTTATGTTTCGCGCATAATTCCGGGATCGGTTGTCAGCGGCGATATATTTGATATTTTCGAGATCAACAACAACAAAGTCGCGATCTGTCTTGGCGACGTCACTGGCCACGGTATCGGATCTGCTCTTTTAATGACTGCGATCCATGCGCAGATTCGCGCGTCCTTTGCACACTCAGACAACCCCACGGATGTTGCAAACGCCGTGAATGCGTATGTTGTCCAGCACTCGCCATCCAATCGCTTTGCAAGTCTCTGGATTGGAGTGTTTCACTCTGTCACACGCACACTGGAGTATGTCGATGCGGGGCATGGGCATTGGCTCCTCATGCCGGAGGATGGCACACCACTCTGCCCAGACCACACAGGCAGCATGATCGTTGGCATTGTCACTAGCGCGTCCTTCTGCGCCGAAACTCTGCAACTTGCTCCGAACGAAAGGCTGGTTCTTTACAGCGATGGGATCATTGAACAGCCGAACAACGAAGGCGAACTCTTTGGTGTTGATCGTCTGATTGCATCGCTTCGGGGCAACACATCTATCAAGGAGGATGTACAACACACAGTCGACACACTGACTGACTTTGCATCCACGAGCATCTTTGCCGATGACACGTCTATTGTCTCTATCACGTTCAGATGA
- a CDS encoding PEP-CTERM sorting domain-containing protein, with translation MRYTSVATLVCCAAATAQPSFSPIGSYPGGQLPSVALGVSGDGSTVVAYGGPTSGLTRAFRWTVQTGTVGLGSLPGGNDVSHAQGVNYDGSVIVGFAVGSTGGEPMRWTEATGMVGLGALPGGSFLGEAYGTNDTGDVVVGFSFGANGREAFRWTESGGMHGLGSLTTSNIYSWAYDVSNDGDTVVGLAVDSNGVSRPMRWTSSGGMSVLGDLPGGSLSGFASATNSDGSVIVGGSSSSNGGEAFLWKNGVMMGLGDLPGGAFAGSALGVSETGEVVVGVSEGPAMIAEAFYWTEMLGMVNLKDHLVSLGATGLDGWTLESARGVSADGLTITGIGFNPQGLKEGWVAHIPAPSSCVVLAIGGVVASRRRR, from the coding sequence ATGAGATATACAAGTGTTGCCACCCTCGTGTGCTGCGCCGCTGCAACAGCGCAGCCGAGTTTCTCTCCGATTGGTTCTTATCCGGGCGGCCAACTGCCGAGTGTTGCGCTCGGTGTGAGTGGTGACGGTTCCACCGTTGTCGCGTACGGCGGTCCCACCTCGGGTTTGACTCGCGCGTTCCGGTGGACAGTGCAGACCGGGACCGTTGGGCTCGGCTCGCTTCCCGGTGGAAATGATGTGAGCCACGCGCAGGGTGTGAACTACGACGGCTCGGTGATCGTCGGTTTCGCGGTCGGGAGCACCGGCGGTGAGCCGATGCGATGGACCGAAGCGACTGGCATGGTCGGGCTTGGCGCGCTCCCCGGTGGCTCGTTTCTAGGTGAGGCGTACGGCACCAACGACACGGGCGATGTGGTTGTTGGGTTCAGCTTCGGTGCCAATGGCAGAGAGGCGTTTCGATGGACCGAGTCCGGCGGTATGCATGGACTCGGCTCGCTCACCACAAGCAACATCTACTCGTGGGCCTACGACGTGAGCAACGACGGCGATACCGTCGTTGGTTTGGCTGTTGATTCAAACGGTGTATCGCGTCCGATGCGATGGACATCGTCTGGCGGCATGTCTGTGCTTGGAGATTTACCTGGTGGCAGTCTGAGTGGCTTTGCATCGGCCACGAACAGCGACGGTTCAGTTATCGTGGGTGGTTCATCCTCATCGAATGGTGGCGAGGCGTTCCTGTGGAAGAACGGTGTGATGATGGGACTCGGTGATCTGCCGGGCGGAGCATTTGCAGGAAGCGCGCTGGGTGTGAGCGAAACAGGTGAAGTTGTTGTTGGGGTAAGCGAAGGACCAGCGATGATTGCAGAGGCGTTCTACTGGACCGAGATGCTGGGCATGGTCAACCTGAAGGACCATCTGGTGTCCCTTGGCGCGACGGGTCTGGACGGCTGGACGCTCGAATCGGCGCGCGGCGTCAGCGCCGATGGTCTGACCATCACCGGCATCGGCTTCAACCCGCAGGGCCTGAAGGAAGGCTGGGTTGCGCACATCCCCGCGCCGTCGTCGTGTGTTGTGCTTGCGATTGGTGGTGTGGTTGCGTCGAGACGAAGGAGATGA
- a CDS encoding PEP-CTERM sorting domain-containing protein encodes MMRHIVICVVVCGSAASGACAQAWFTGIGDLPGGNYGSGAAAVSGNGHVTVGGSTGPVGFVEPVRWTHSAGLSSLPVSGMWGEVSTAEGVNIDGSVVVGQSSDQAFRWTKGSGMAGLGFLPGKTNSWAWGVSHDGNTVVGYSGLLLGVGREAFRWTPSTGMVGLGDLPGGETSSTAFAASQNGDVVVGWSTTSVGSEPFRWKPSTGMVSLAPGRGGQARDVTPDGTIIVGTLEYTFGRFATMWTPGGMVSLGDLPGGDDDSGAVGVSADGTAVIGSSSTGPGVYEPFYWTESLGMVKLKDHLIGLGVIGLEDWTLTAANGISDDGLTIAGNGINPLGQFEGWVAHIPAPSSCMVLAIGGVVASRRRR; translated from the coding sequence ATGATGAGACACATTGTTATATGTGTTGTTGTGTGCGGATCGGCTGCCTCTGGCGCATGCGCCCAGGCGTGGTTTACCGGGATCGGCGATCTGCCCGGAGGAAACTATGGGAGTGGTGCCGCTGCTGTGAGTGGGAATGGACATGTCACGGTCGGCGGTAGCACCGGTCCAGTGGGGTTTGTCGAACCCGTTCGATGGACGCACTCTGCTGGATTGTCTTCACTGCCGGTGAGTGGCATGTGGGGTGAGGTGAGCACCGCAGAAGGTGTGAACATCGATGGCTCTGTTGTTGTCGGTCAGTCATCGGATCAGGCGTTCCGCTGGACCAAGGGCAGCGGGATGGCTGGGCTCGGGTTCCTGCCGGGAAAAACCAACAGCTGGGCGTGGGGTGTGAGCCACGATGGCAACACCGTGGTGGGTTACAGCGGGCTCTTGCTCGGTGTCGGCCGTGAGGCGTTCCGCTGGACACCATCGACAGGCATGGTCGGGCTTGGCGATCTGCCGGGAGGTGAAACATCCAGCACAGCGTTTGCAGCAAGTCAGAACGGTGATGTTGTTGTCGGCTGGAGCACAACATCTGTTGGGTCCGAGCCGTTTCGGTGGAAACCATCAACAGGCATGGTTTCACTTGCGCCGGGACGGGGCGGGCAAGCGCGTGACGTGACACCGGACGGAACGATCATTGTCGGCACGCTTGAGTACACCTTCGGTCGGTTTGCAACGATGTGGACACCGGGTGGCATGGTGTCGCTCGGTGATCTGCCAGGCGGTGATGATGATAGTGGTGCAGTTGGTGTCAGCGCTGACGGGACAGCTGTGATCGGGAGCAGTTCAACTGGTCCGGGTGTGTACGAACCGTTCTACTGGACCGAGTCGCTCGGGATGGTGAAACTGAAAGACCATCTGATCGGCCTAGGTGTGATTGGATTGGAAGACTGGACACTGACAGCAGCGAACGGGATCTCCGATGATGGTTTGACCATCGCTGGAAATGGCATCAACCCCCTCGGCCAGTTCGAAGGCTGGGTTGCGCACATCCCCGCACCGTCGTCGTGCATGGTGCTTGCGATTGGTGGTGTGGTTGCGTCGAGGCGCAGAAGATAA
- a CDS encoding PEP-CTERM sorting domain-containing protein has product MMRHVAVCVVVCGSATSGACAQAWFTGIGNMVGGGPGSSVFALSGDGTTAVGSGNAITYSEPARWTASQGLVGIGILGASPFNSAYGTSQNGSVVVGQSFGEAFRWTDSGGMMGLGFLPGKTNSWAWGVSHDGNTVVGYSGLSLGAGREAFRWTASTGMTGLGDLPGGEFGSAARAVSADGLVVVGAGNSAAGKEATIWKNGSVIGLGDLPGGEYSSIAFATNFDGSVVVGSANLSQDAFYWTESLGMVKLHDHLVSLGLTGLDGWTLTAANGISDDGLTIVGNGINPFGQNEGWVAHIPAPSSCVVLALRRRR; this is encoded by the coding sequence ATGATGAGACACGTTGCTGTATGTGTTGTTGTGTGCGGATCGGCTACCTCTGGCGCATGCGCCCAGGCGTGGTTTACCGGGATTGGGAACATGGTCGGAGGAGGACCGGGAAGCTCTGTCTTCGCATTGAGCGGGGACGGAACTACTGCGGTTGGTTCTGGCAATGCAATTACCTATTCCGAGCCCGCTCGCTGGACGGCATCGCAAGGGCTGGTCGGAATCGGAATACTTGGAGCGAGTCCATTCAACTCGGCGTATGGCACCAGTCAGAATGGCTCTGTTGTTGTCGGTCAGTCATTCGGGGAGGCGTTCCGCTGGACTGATAGTGGCGGGATGATGGGGCTCGGGTTCCTGCCGGGAAAAACCAACAGCTGGGCGTGGGGTGTGAGCCACGATGGCAACACCGTGGTGGGTTACAGCGGGCTCTCGCTCGGTGCCGGTCGTGAGGCGTTCCGCTGGACAGCATCGACAGGGATGACTGGCCTTGGTGACTTGCCGGGTGGAGAGTTTGGGAGTGCTGCACGTGCTGTCAGCGCCGACGGTCTGGTTGTCGTTGGCGCGGGGAACTCTGCTGCGGGGAAAGAAGCAACCATCTGGAAGAATGGTTCTGTGATCGGGCTCGGTGACTTGCCTGGTGGTGAATACAGCAGCATCGCCTTTGCAACAAACTTCGATGGTTCTGTTGTCGTTGGTTCTGCAAATCTGAGTCAAGACGCGTTCTACTGGACCGAGTCGCTCGGGATGGTGAAACTGCATGACCATCTTGTCTCGCTGGGGCTGACCGGTCTTGACGGCTGGACACTGACAGCAGCAAACGGGATCTCCGATGATGGTTTGACCATTGTTGGAAATGGCATCAACCCCTTCGGCCAGAACGAGGGCTGGGTTGCGCACATCCCCGCGCCATCGTCGTGTGTTGTGCTTGCGTTGCGAAGGAGGAGATGA